A single window of Granulicella mallensis MP5ACTX8 DNA harbors:
- a CDS encoding DNA recombination protein RmuC, whose protein sequence is MIIALLAIQILTLLALVVLLLRKPLGPAEAADPRLAQLLAADLPAKLARLDTRAETQEQHLRAELAQMRSDAASEATRTREASGAANAALRGEVLASISTLGETQRVGLEGFRSDNTAAAERLRTAVDGQLKTLGERLTNFTSDTTRHHSESREALHTRLTELGTAQTSNQEKLRGIVEEQLNKLNQSNVAKLEEMRATVDEKLQKTLHSRLTESFGAVTDQLTKVHAGLGEMNTLTTGVNDLNRIFSNVKSRGGFAEVQLGKLLDQVLAPGQYVENANVRPGTQEVVEFAVRFPGTSGEVLLPIDAKFPREDWERLESAYESGASAEVETARKAFDAAIRVEGKRICSKYINEPVTTPYAIMFLPTEGLYAEVLRRDGLQADLHQNCRVMVAGPANLYALLTSFQLGFKMLNLQKKGDEVWKILAKTQNEFGKFEELMAKMDDQVSKVQKTIQAVGVRTRAINRTLRDVGEVDPGDAKVLSIENVLPMLTTNEEE, encoded by the coding sequence ATGATCATTGCCCTCCTTGCTATCCAAATCCTCACCCTTCTGGCGCTCGTGGTCCTGCTGCTGCGCAAGCCTCTCGGTCCTGCGGAAGCTGCCGATCCGCGCCTGGCGCAGCTTCTGGCCGCCGATCTTCCCGCCAAGCTTGCGCGGCTGGATACGCGTGCGGAGACCCAGGAGCAGCATCTGCGGGCCGAGCTGGCCCAGATGCGCAGCGACGCTGCCAGCGAGGCCACACGCACCCGCGAAGCCTCCGGAGCAGCCAATGCGGCGCTGCGCGGCGAGGTGCTTGCCAGCATCAGCACCCTCGGCGAGACCCAGCGGGTAGGGCTGGAAGGTTTTCGCTCCGACAACACCGCTGCTGCCGAGCGTTTGCGAACAGCTGTCGACGGCCAGTTGAAGACACTGGGCGAACGGCTCACCAACTTTACCTCGGACACGACACGGCATCACAGCGAAAGCCGCGAAGCCCTGCACACCCGACTGACGGAGCTCGGCACGGCGCAGACCTCCAACCAGGAGAAGCTGCGTGGCATCGTCGAAGAGCAGTTGAACAAGCTCAACCAGAGCAATGTCGCGAAGCTTGAGGAGATGCGCGCCACGGTCGACGAAAAGCTGCAGAAGACCCTGCATTCGCGACTCACCGAGAGCTTCGGAGCGGTAACCGACCAGCTTACGAAGGTCCATGCGGGACTGGGCGAGATGAACACCCTGACGACCGGCGTCAACGACCTCAACCGTATCTTCTCCAACGTAAAGTCGCGCGGCGGCTTTGCCGAGGTCCAGCTTGGCAAGCTGCTCGACCAGGTGCTCGCTCCGGGGCAGTACGTCGAAAACGCGAATGTGCGGCCGGGCACCCAGGAGGTTGTGGAGTTCGCCGTACGCTTCCCCGGGACCTCGGGCGAGGTGCTGCTGCCCATTGATGCCAAGTTCCCGCGCGAGGACTGGGAGCGGCTGGAATCGGCCTACGAGTCGGGAGCTTCCGCCGAGGTGGAAACCGCGCGCAAGGCCTTCGACGCGGCGATTCGGGTGGAAGGCAAACGCATCTGCTCGAAGTACATCAACGAGCCGGTGACGACTCCCTACGCGATCATGTTCCTGCCGACCGAAGGCCTCTACGCCGAGGTGCTGCGCCGCGACGGGCTGCAGGCCGACCTGCACCAGAACTGCCGTGTGATGGTCGCCGGACCGGCGAACCTCTATGCCCTGCTGACCAGCTTCCAGCTTGGCTTCAAGATGCTCAACCTGCAGAAAAAGGGCGATGAGGTATGGAAGATTCTGGCCAAAACCCAGAATGAGTTCGGCAAATTTGAGGAGTTGATGGCGAAGATGGACGACCAGGTAAGCAAGGTCCAGAAGACGATTCAGGCCGTCGGCGTGCGTACCCGCGCCATTAACCGCACACTACGCGATGTGGGTGAGGTGGACCCCGGCGACGCCAAGGTTCTCAGCATCGAAAACGTACTGCCGATGCTGACCACCAACGAGGAGGAATAG
- a CDS encoding ribbon-helix-helix domain-containing protein has protein sequence MTPKTETLTVNLPVELVAQVRGAVEHGEYRSDNEAISDALLDWSARRGSEAEDTGRLRQAWREATEVDAPYVPMEEVFGRLKARYKAMIVPAAEK, from the coding sequence ATGACGCCAAAGACGGAGACGCTCACGGTAAACCTTCCCGTAGAACTTGTTGCTCAGGTGCGTGGCGCCGTCGAGCATGGCGAATACCGCTCGGACAATGAGGCCATCTCGGACGCGCTGCTCGATTGGAGTGCGAGACGTGGTTCAGAGGCTGAGGATACAGGGCGATTGAGACAGGCCTGGCGAGAGGCGACAGAAGTGGACGCCCCGTATGTGCCGATGGAGGAAGTCTTTGGCCGCTTAAAGGCAAGGTATAAGGCGATGATCGTCCCCGCAGCGGAAAAATAG
- a CDS encoding type II toxin-antitoxin system RelE/ParE family toxin produces the protein MHVELSRFIERDLQEIGDHIAKHNPTRALSFVEEIEEKIQSIGDNPLIYRLRPEIGPEARVAVHGRYLILFRLMDNYIFVERVVNGARDLSRIR, from the coding sequence ATGCATGTTGAGCTGTCGCGCTTTATTGAAAGAGATCTTCAAGAAATTGGCGACCACATTGCCAAGCATAATCCCACGCGAGCCTTGAGCTTTGTGGAAGAGATCGAGGAGAAGATCCAAAGCATCGGGGACAATCCACTGATTTATCGGCTTCGTCCGGAAATTGGGCCAGAGGCACGCGTGGCTGTTCATGGCCGTTATCTCATTCTCTTTCGCCTCATGGACAACTACATATTCGTCGAACGGGTTGTCAACGGTGCCCGCGATCTTTCCAGAATTCGTTGA
- a CDS encoding DsbA family protein codes for MSRLLSAALFLSLTGVAPFALTAQTSVPPNQVSNFKDTSMLKPPPGVPVAIIEWEDLECPACAHAFPIVHEALNHYKIPLIRHDFQIPGHIWSHEASLYARYIQDKISPDLATEYRREVFASQYQIASKDDLHNFTQKFMTTHGKQMPFVVDPTGEFEKEVRADSALGEKLGLNETPTIIVVTQKHWIQVKDVMQLYTAIDQAQAATAGSAAPAAHKK; via the coding sequence ATGTCTCGACTTCTCTCTGCCGCTCTTTTCCTCTCCCTGACCGGTGTCGCTCCTTTCGCGCTTACGGCGCAGACCTCCGTTCCGCCCAACCAGGTTTCGAACTTCAAGGACACCTCGATGCTCAAGCCGCCTCCGGGCGTGCCCGTAGCCATCATCGAGTGGGAAGACCTGGAGTGCCCCGCCTGCGCACATGCGTTTCCTATCGTGCATGAAGCCCTGAATCACTACAAGATTCCCCTGATTCGTCACGATTTCCAGATTCCCGGCCACATCTGGAGCCACGAGGCTTCGCTCTACGCGCGCTACATTCAGGACAAGATCTCGCCTGATCTTGCCACCGAGTATCGCCGCGAAGTCTTTGCCTCGCAGTACCAGATCGCGAGCAAGGACGACCTGCACAACTTCACGCAAAAGTTCATGACCACGCACGGCAAGCAGATGCCATTTGTCGTCGATCCGACCGGTGAGTTCGAGAAAGAGGTTCGTGCGGACTCGGCTCTTGGCGAAAAGCTGGGCCTCAACGAGACCCCGACCATCATCGTCGTGACGCAGAAGCACTGGATTCAGGTGAAAGACGTCATGCAGCTCTACACGGCGATCGATCAGGCTCAGGCAGCAACCGCTGGATCTGCTGCCCCCGCTGCGCACAAGAAGTAG
- a CDS encoding radical SAM protein, protein MPTETAATKVTPSPTPVARRMPARRRLIAAARKMRELGSIASAVASTSHPYMAHIVPMRRCNLACTYCNEFDDVSKPVDIEEMKRRVDHLGRLGTSVITISGGEPLLHPELDDVIRQIRKTGAIAGMITNGYLLMPDRIERLNKAGLDHMQISIDNVMPDDVSKKSLKVLDAKLRMLAEHADFHVNINSVVGGGISNPEDALTISKRALALGFSSTIGIIHDGSGQLKPLGERERGVWDEVRRLTRRSYSRFNHFQEAIANGLPNDWRCRAGSRYLYVDEQGIVSYCSQQRGYPGIPVAEYTTEIVKREFLTEKSCAPNCTISCVHQVSYIDHWRAPQHTTITPGGAGHGESDLVQIQ, encoded by the coding sequence ATGCCCACGGAAACAGCAGCAACGAAGGTAACCCCCAGCCCCACTCCCGTGGCGCGCCGCATGCCTGCGCGACGCCGCCTGATCGCCGCCGCGCGCAAGATGCGCGAGCTCGGCTCGATCGCGTCCGCCGTAGCCTCTACGAGCCACCCCTACATGGCGCACATTGTGCCCATGCGCCGCTGCAACCTGGCCTGCACCTATTGCAACGAGTTCGACGACGTCTCCAAGCCGGTCGATATCGAGGAGATGAAGCGCCGCGTCGATCATCTCGGACGCCTCGGCACCTCGGTCATCACCATCTCCGGCGGCGAGCCGCTGCTGCACCCCGAGCTTGACGACGTCATCCGCCAGATTCGCAAGACCGGCGCCATCGCCGGCATGATCACCAACGGCTACCTGCTGATGCCGGATCGCATCGAGCGTCTGAATAAAGCCGGGCTCGATCACATGCAGATCTCCATCGACAACGTCATGCCCGACGATGTTTCCAAGAAGTCGCTGAAGGTGCTGGACGCCAAGCTGCGCATGCTGGCCGAGCATGCCGACTTCCACGTGAACATCAACTCGGTCGTCGGCGGAGGCATCTCCAACCCCGAGGACGCGCTGACCATCAGCAAGCGCGCGCTGGCGCTGGGCTTCAGCTCGACCATCGGCATCATCCACGACGGCTCCGGCCAGTTGAAGCCGCTCGGCGAGCGCGAGCGTGGCGTGTGGGACGAAGTTCGCCGCCTCACCCGCCGCAGCTACTCCCGCTTCAACCACTTTCAGGAAGCCATCGCTAACGGTCTGCCGAACGACTGGCGCTGCCGCGCGGGTTCTCGCTATCTCTATGTCGACGAGCAGGGGATCGTCTCCTACTGCTCTCAGCAGCGCGGCTATCCCGGCATTCCAGTCGCCGAGTACACCACCGAGATTGTGAAGCGTGAGTTCCTTACAGAGAAATCCTGCGCGCCGAACTGCACGATCTCCTGCGTGCACCAGGTGAGCTACATCGACCACTGGCGCGCGCCGCAGCACACGACCATCACACCCGGCGGAGCAGGTCACGGCGAAAGCGATCTCGTACAGATTCAATAA
- the iscX gene encoding Fe-S cluster assembly protein IscX has protein sequence MPREINWTDTLEIGIQLQEMFPDTDPYSVRFTDLHKWVTQLPGFVGDPTKSTEGILEAIQTAWHEEYVDAKDA, from the coding sequence ATGCCGCGCGAAATCAACTGGACAGACACACTCGAGATCGGGATTCAACTACAGGAGATGTTTCCGGACACAGACCCCTACTCGGTGCGCTTCACCGACCTGCACAAATGGGTGACCCAGCTGCCGGGATTTGTAGGGGACCCGACGAAGTCGACGGAAGGCATCCTCGAAGCCATCCAGACCGCATGGCATGAGGAGTACGTGGACGCGAAAGATGCCTAA
- the murJ gene encoding murein biosynthesis integral membrane protein MurJ, translated as MLLGFFALVSRAIGLVRDKYIAYTFGAGHQTDAYNIAFNLPDWVNYLLVGGAASISFVTILSRYREQGRDEDGEVALSVILNTMALVLGSALLLAEFFIAPWYIRLYSSGDPAQDALALYMTRILLPGQLFFFAGGVLASVALVRKQFSYQAISPLVYTMGIILGGLLGAHWLGIPSLAWGALAGSVAGPFLVNAYAVRRSGGRWRPVLDFHNEGLRDWVKMSLPMMLGVTVVFMDSQILQYFAKHATGDISRMMNAKKLFTAPMAIIGQAAGAASLPFFASLYSRGMYEDFRNAVNRSVTRIISIALLLTSAMFAMARPLCDLVLRGGHYTHADSLQTAMFLAVFSLSLALWSSQAIYIRAFYAAEQTLPPMVAGTIITLVSLPMYWSLYAHFGVIGLAWASNLAILAHTVTLAVLLHKRYLVSLDGLDYKEILRSLGAASISGAGVFVLLQIAPARSGYIWDIALLTAGCCAWAALGFVALHLTGSALPAQILRRRKS; from the coding sequence ATGCTGCTCGGTTTCTTCGCTCTGGTATCGCGAGCTATCGGATTGGTGCGCGATAAATATATCGCCTATACGTTTGGTGCTGGCCACCAGACCGACGCCTACAATATCGCCTTCAATCTTCCCGATTGGGTGAACTATCTGCTCGTCGGAGGCGCGGCCTCCATCAGTTTCGTAACGATCCTCAGCCGCTATCGCGAACAAGGTCGAGACGAGGACGGTGAAGTTGCACTCTCGGTCATCCTGAACACAATGGCTCTTGTGCTTGGGTCCGCGTTGCTGCTGGCTGAATTCTTCATTGCTCCGTGGTACATCCGGCTCTATTCCAGCGGCGACCCCGCACAGGATGCACTCGCGCTCTACATGACGCGCATCCTCCTTCCCGGACAACTGTTCTTCTTCGCTGGTGGCGTGCTGGCGTCCGTGGCTCTGGTGAGAAAACAGTTCAGCTATCAAGCCATCTCACCACTGGTCTACACGATGGGCATCATCCTTGGGGGCCTGCTGGGAGCACACTGGCTTGGGATTCCCTCGCTAGCCTGGGGAGCGCTCGCCGGCTCTGTAGCAGGACCATTCTTAGTCAATGCCTATGCAGTACGGCGCTCCGGTGGCCGGTGGCGGCCCGTCCTCGACTTCCACAACGAAGGTCTCCGCGACTGGGTAAAGATGTCGCTGCCCATGATGCTGGGCGTCACAGTTGTCTTCATGGATTCACAAATTCTGCAATACTTCGCCAAACATGCGACGGGCGACATCTCGCGGATGATGAACGCCAAAAAGCTCTTCACGGCCCCCATGGCCATCATTGGGCAGGCTGCCGGTGCAGCATCGCTGCCCTTCTTTGCATCTCTCTATTCCCGCGGCATGTATGAGGACTTCCGTAACGCGGTCAACCGTTCCGTAACACGCATTATTTCTATTGCGTTGCTACTGACCTCGGCCATGTTTGCAATGGCACGCCCACTGTGCGATCTGGTATTGCGCGGCGGTCACTACACCCACGCCGATAGCTTGCAAACAGCTATGTTCCTGGCTGTCTTCTCGCTTTCTCTCGCACTGTGGAGTTCGCAGGCCATCTATATTCGCGCGTTCTATGCTGCGGAGCAAACGCTGCCCCCGATGGTCGCGGGAACAATCATTACACTTGTCTCCCTACCCATGTACTGGAGTTTGTACGCGCACTTCGGGGTCATTGGATTAGCATGGGCATCCAACCTCGCCATTCTTGCGCACACGGTAACGCTCGCCGTGCTGCTGCACAAGCGTTACTTAGTGTCTCTCGACGGACTTGACTATAAGGAGATCCTCCGCTCACTTGGAGCTGCCAGCATCTCGGGAGCGGGCGTTTTTGTTTTGCTGCAAATAGCACCCGCACGCAGCGGATATATCTGGGACATCGCGCTGCTCACCGCTGGCTGCTGTGCATGGGCTGCTCTTGGATTCGTCGCATTGCACCTCACAGGATCGGCGCTGCCTGCCCAGATTCTTCGCCGCCGAAAGAGTTAG
- a CDS encoding MerR family transcriptional regulator: MGSHQPIRKIVAPEIPDKLYFRIGDVARLCEVPAYVLRFWETEFPQLKPNKGGTGQRLYRKRDVEMALRIKSLLYDQGYTIPGARQVFKTETKPKETPAMAAEAAMLQAVPQPPVAEAAASASLSMPSLAQLVSLRDEMHSLLDILSAPVAVSDPASSPTEKREESKVQAMRPRLVLEPKPEPRPLHVISERPKLRLEQRGLFGEESPEPTDLSE; the protein is encoded by the coding sequence ATGGGTTCACACCAGCCAATCCGCAAGATCGTTGCTCCGGAGATTCCGGACAAGCTTTACTTTCGCATCGGCGATGTTGCGAGGTTGTGCGAGGTCCCAGCGTACGTTCTGCGCTTCTGGGAGACCGAGTTTCCCCAGCTGAAACCCAATAAGGGCGGTACAGGACAGCGGCTCTATCGCAAGCGCGACGTCGAGATGGCGCTGCGTATCAAGAGCCTGCTCTACGACCAGGGCTACACGATTCCGGGTGCCCGGCAGGTCTTCAAAACAGAGACGAAACCCAAAGAGACTCCCGCCATGGCCGCCGAAGCTGCAATGCTGCAAGCTGTTCCTCAGCCACCGGTAGCGGAAGCCGCCGCGTCCGCGTCTCTCTCCATGCCCTCACTGGCACAGCTTGTCTCCCTGCGGGACGAGATGCACTCCCTGCTCGATATCCTGAGTGCGCCTGTGGCCGTGTCCGATCCTGCCTCTTCCCCCACGGAAAAACGCGAGGAGAGCAAGGTACAGGCGATGCGTCCGCGCCTGGTATTGGAGCCGAAGCCTGAGCCGAGGCCGCTGCATGTCATCTCCGAACGCCCGAAGTTGCGGCTCGAACAACGTGGATTATTCGGCGAGGAATCTCCTGAGCCCACCGATCTCTCCGAATGA
- a CDS encoding phytoene desaturase family protein codes for MPLRTANIIGSGPNGLAAAITLAQAGVAVTVYERNQQIGGACSTAEVTLPGFHHDLGSSVYPLGICSPFFRSLPLGQHGLRWIEPDAPLAHPFDDGTALTLEHSLDATAAQLDPHDARTWRALLAPTVRDWPKIIDDIMQPLLGLPSHPAAMANFGLAAALPAQALARNVFRGEQTRALFAGCAAHSVLPLTRVASSATGLVLAAAAHATGWPIVAGGAQALTEALAGYLLSLGGRIVTQTEIRHLDELDAADTTLFDTSSTALARIAGTALSSSFRTRLRHFRRGPGIFKVDWALREPIPWSAAACRRSATVHLGGSLSEIARSEHGAFYGRSYDRPFVLLVQPSLFDPTRAPAGQHTAWAYCHVPSGSNLDRTEAIERQVERFAPGFRDIVLARRSSNSEALEAWNPNLAGGDVSGGAMTLSGMLTRPTAKLYRTSHPKLYLCSSSTPPGGGVHGMCGHLAALAALADHV; via the coding sequence ATGCCTCTGCGGACGGCCAACATCATCGGCTCCGGACCCAACGGCCTCGCCGCGGCGATCACGCTGGCGCAAGCTGGAGTAGCCGTCACGGTCTACGAGCGCAACCAGCAGATCGGCGGGGCCTGCTCGACCGCTGAGGTCACGCTACCTGGCTTTCATCACGATCTCGGTTCGTCTGTCTATCCGCTCGGTATCTGCTCGCCGTTTTTTCGCAGCCTGCCGCTGGGGCAGCACGGCCTGCGCTGGATCGAACCTGATGCCCCGCTAGCGCATCCCTTCGACGACGGCACAGCGCTCACGCTCGAGCACTCCCTCGACGCCACCGCCGCCCAGCTCGATCCGCACGACGCCCGCACCTGGCGGGCGCTGCTTGCACCCACCGTGCGCGACTGGCCGAAGATCATCGACGACATCATGCAGCCGCTGCTGGGCCTCCCCAGCCACCCCGCCGCCATGGCCAACTTCGGCCTTGCCGCCGCACTGCCCGCGCAGGCGCTCGCCCGGAATGTCTTCCGCGGGGAGCAGACCCGCGCGCTCTTTGCCGGATGCGCCGCGCACTCCGTGTTGCCTCTGACGCGCGTCGCCAGCTCCGCGACAGGCCTCGTGCTCGCAGCCGCGGCCCACGCCACGGGCTGGCCCATCGTGGCAGGCGGGGCACAGGCGCTCACCGAGGCACTTGCGGGCTACCTGCTCTCTCTCGGCGGCCGCATCGTCACCCAGACCGAGATCAGGCACCTTGACGAACTCGATGCAGCCGACACGACACTCTTCGACACCTCGAGCACGGCACTGGCCCGCATTGCGGGAACAGCGCTCTCCTCCAGCTTCCGTACCCGGCTGCGCCACTTTCGTCGTGGCCCGGGCATCTTCAAGGTCGACTGGGCGCTGCGCGAACCCATCCCCTGGAGCGCAGCTGCCTGCCGTCGCTCGGCAACGGTCCACCTCGGCGGTTCGCTGAGCGAGATCGCCCGCTCCGAACACGGCGCCTTCTATGGCCGGAGCTACGACAGGCCTTTCGTGCTGCTGGTACAGCCCAGCCTCTTCGATCCCACCCGCGCCCCTGCCGGTCAACATACGGCATGGGCTTACTGCCATGTGCCCAGCGGCTCGAACCTCGACCGTACCGAAGCCATCGAACGGCAGGTGGAGCGCTTCGCTCCGGGCTTCCGCGATATCGTCCTCGCACGCCGCTCCAGCAACTCCGAAGCGCTCGAGGCCTGGAACCCGAACCTGGCCGGCGGCGATGTCTCAGGAGGAGCCATGACGCTTTCCGGCATGTTGACGCGGCCTACAGCGAAACTCTACCGCACCAGCCATCCGAAGCTTTACCTCTGCAGCTCGTCCACGCCTCCGGGCGGCGGCGTGCATGGCATGTGCGGGCACCTCGCCGCGCTTGCCGCCCTGGCGGATCACGTCTGA
- a CDS encoding YoaK family protein: MPLRRLTGRNRSTAANWQLAALLAFTAGTVDVSGYLALRQFTSHMSGIVAAMAADIATRGLDILLQPAVVLGCFLAGAAFCAILVNWERRRNRESLFAVPVLLEALLLASLAFPLKGHHILLTLCVLSFSMGLQNAIITKVSHAEIRTTHITGMVTDIGIELGKALYWNRTTGRVPVHAERSRLLLLTMLVTLFFTGGTLGAFAYPHVGFLLMLPVAALLAVPTILPIATDLHLLSPS, from the coding sequence ATGCCCCTGCGCAGACTCACAGGCCGTAACCGCTCCACCGCCGCCAACTGGCAGCTTGCGGCCCTGCTCGCCTTTACTGCCGGTACGGTCGATGTGAGCGGTTACCTGGCCCTGCGCCAGTTCACCTCGCACATGTCGGGCATCGTCGCCGCGATGGCTGCGGACATCGCCACGCGCGGCCTCGATATTCTCCTGCAGCCTGCGGTCGTGCTCGGTTGTTTCCTGGCCGGAGCAGCCTTCTGCGCCATCCTCGTCAACTGGGAGAGGCGGCGCAATCGCGAAAGCCTCTTCGCGGTCCCAGTGCTGCTCGAAGCGCTCCTGCTAGCCTCGCTCGCGTTTCCGCTCAAGGGTCACCACATCCTCCTCACACTGTGTGTGCTCAGCTTCAGCATGGGCCTGCAGAACGCCATCATCACCAAGGTCTCGCACGCCGAGATCCGCACCACGCACATTACGGGCATGGTGACCGACATCGGCATCGAGCTTGGCAAAGCTCTCTACTGGAACCGGACGACCGGACGCGTTCCTGTGCACGCGGAGCGCTCTCGCCTGCTTCTGCTCACCATGCTGGTCACGCTCTTCTTTACCGGCGGAACACTGGGAGCCTTTGCTTACCCGCATGTCGGATTCCTGTTGATGCTCCCGGTGGCCGCCCTGTTGGCCGTGCCTACCATCCTCCCCATCGCCACCGACCTGCACCTTCTGTCTCCCAGCTAA
- the tyrS gene encoding tyrosine--tRNA ligase encodes MPTETQIAFLPVPEQLDLITKGAAEIIPPVAASAADALAARLEESRKTGVPLRIKAGFDPTAPDLHLGHTVLMRKLRHFQQLGHTVIFLIGDSTALIGDPTGKNQTRKPLTREEIDVNAETYKDQVFKILDREKTEVRYNSEWLDKLGYAGMVKLAAKFTVSQMLEREDFHKRFQEEQPIHVHELLYPMAQGYDSVALECDVELGGTDQKFNLMRGRDLQRDAGQKPQIILMTPILEGLDGVQKMSKSLGNAIGIKDPAPEMYGKLMSINDELMWRYWTFLTDLPQSQIDAMRESVEKGELHPMQAKKNLAHAITADFHTATEADTAAESWATQFQQKGVSEDVPEVAVSLSAEGLHASSVEGTSELRIAKLLQLAGLAASAGEATRKLGENAVSINGEKFNGKTLSKESLGEAPTLRLGKKSVRVRWTD; translated from the coding sequence ATGCCGACCGAAACACAAATCGCCTTTCTACCTGTCCCCGAGCAACTCGACCTCATCACCAAGGGCGCAGCCGAGATCATTCCTCCCGTCGCCGCCTCTGCGGCAGACGCCCTCGCCGCGCGGCTCGAAGAGTCTCGCAAGACCGGTGTGCCGCTGCGCATCAAGGCCGGCTTCGATCCCACAGCGCCTGATCTACACCTCGGCCACACCGTGCTGATGCGCAAGCTGCGCCATTTCCAGCAGCTCGGCCACACGGTCATCTTTCTCATCGGCGACTCCACCGCGCTCATCGGCGATCCCACGGGCAAGAACCAGACGCGCAAGCCCCTGACCCGCGAGGAGATCGACGTCAACGCCGAGACCTACAAGGACCAGGTCTTCAAGATCCTCGACCGCGAGAAGACCGAGGTCCGCTACAACTCGGAGTGGCTGGACAAGCTCGGCTATGCGGGCATGGTCAAGCTGGCGGCGAAGTTCACCGTCTCGCAGATGCTCGAACGCGAGGACTTCCATAAGCGCTTCCAGGAAGAACAGCCCATCCACGTGCATGAGCTGCTCTACCCGATGGCGCAGGGCTATGACTCGGTCGCGCTGGAGTGCGACGTCGAGCTCGGCGGCACCGACCAGAAGTTCAACCTGATGCGCGGCCGCGACCTGCAGCGCGACGCCGGCCAGAAGCCGCAGATCATCCTGATGACGCCGATCCTCGAAGGCCTGGACGGCGTGCAGAAGATGTCCAAGTCGCTCGGCAACGCCATCGGCATCAAGGACCCTGCGCCCGAGATGTACGGCAAGCTGATGAGTATCAACGACGAGCTCATGTGGCGCTACTGGACCTTCCTCACCGACCTGCCGCAGTCGCAGATCGATGCCATGCGTGAGTCTGTCGAGAAGGGCGAACTGCATCCGATGCAGGCGAAGAAGAATCTCGCGCATGCCATCACCGCCGACTTCCACACGGCCACCGAGGCCGACACCGCCGCCGAAAGCTGGGCGACACAGTTCCAGCAGAAGGGTGTCTCTGAGGACGTGCCGGAGGTTGCCGTATCGTTGAGCGCCGAGGGGCTGCACGCCTCTTCTGTCGAGGGCACCAGCGAGTTGCGCATCGCGAAGCTGCTGCAGCTCGCAGGCCTCGCGGCCTCTGCCGGGGAAGCCACCCGCAAGCTCGGCGAAAACGCCGTCTCGATCAACGGGGAGAAGTTCAACGGCAAGACGCTGAGTAAAGAATCGCTTGGCGAAGCTCCAACCCTACGCCTCGGCAAAAAATCCGTCCGCGTGCGCTGGACCGACTGA
- a CDS encoding aldo/keto reductase, which translates to MIESSDFRNRTVPLNHGAGNMPALGFGTLIPDAAVTISATRAALEAGFRHFDCAERYRNEREVGEALQAGLAAGGIAREDLFVTTKLWNSNHRPERVEPAFEASLGRLRLNYLDLYLIHTPFAFQPGDEQDPRDENGNVIYDRGVTLLDTWKAMESLVDHGRCRAIGLSDITLDGLLPLYEEARIKPAVVQVEAHPYLPETELLEFCKEKGIVFLAFAPLGHGMRPGLIEDPVITEIAARVGKTPAQVLLAWAVQRGTALLTTPKTADRARENFNVSALPEDAFEAINRIQTRQRLNDVVNTGSPGFIPRVKST; encoded by the coding sequence ATGATCGAATCTTCTGATTTTCGGAATAGGACAGTGCCGCTCAACCACGGAGCCGGCAACATGCCCGCACTCGGGTTTGGAACCTTGATTCCCGATGCCGCCGTGACGATAAGTGCTACCAGAGCCGCGCTGGAAGCCGGATTTCGACACTTCGATTGTGCGGAGCGATACCGGAACGAGCGTGAGGTGGGCGAGGCCCTGCAGGCAGGACTTGCCGCAGGAGGGATTGCGCGCGAAGACCTCTTCGTTACGACAAAGTTGTGGAACTCCAATCATCGGCCCGAGCGCGTGGAACCGGCCTTCGAGGCGAGTCTGGGCAGACTCAGGCTCAACTATCTGGATCTCTATCTCATCCACACCCCCTTTGCGTTTCAACCGGGAGACGAGCAGGATCCGCGGGATGAAAACGGCAATGTCATCTACGACCGCGGTGTGACTTTGCTCGACACCTGGAAGGCGATGGAGAGCCTTGTGGACCACGGCAGATGCCGGGCCATCGGACTGTCTGACATCACCCTGGACGGACTGTTGCCGCTCTACGAAGAGGCGAGGATCAAGCCGGCTGTGGTCCAGGTCGAAGCCCATCCGTATCTGCCGGAGACGGAGCTTCTGGAATTCTGCAAGGAGAAGGGCATTGTGTTTTTGGCCTTCGCGCCTTTAGGGCATGGAATGAGGCCGGGGCTGATCGAAGATCCGGTCATTACGGAGATCGCTGCACGAGTCGGAAAGACACCCGCACAGGTGCTGCTGGCCTGGGCTGTGCAGCGTGGAACGGCCTTACTGACTACGCCCAAGACTGCGGACCGGGCGAGAGAGAACTTCAACGTCTCCGCCCTTCCAGAAGACGCATTTGAAGCGATCAATCGCATTCAGACCAGGCAGAGACTCAATGACGTGGTGAATACCGGCTCCCCGGGCTTTATTCCACGAGTTAAATCAACATAA